Proteins from one Pseudomonas sp. KBS0710 genomic window:
- a CDS encoding aminodeoxychorismate/anthranilate synthase component II, whose protein sequence is MLLMIDNYDSFTYNVVQYLGELGAEVKVVRNDELTVAEIAALNPERIVVSPGPCTPTEAGISLEAIKYFAGKLPILGVCLGHQSIGQAFGGDVVRARQVMHGKTSPVFHKHLGVFHGLNLPVTVTRYHSLVVKRETLPECLELTAWTQLEDGSVDEIMGLRHKTLNIEGVQFHPESILTEQGYELFANFLKQSGGTR, encoded by the coding sequence ATGTTGCTGATGATTGATAACTACGATTCCTTTACCTACAACGTTGTGCAGTACTTGGGCGAGCTCGGTGCCGAGGTAAAAGTGGTGCGCAACGACGAACTGACGGTCGCCGAAATCGCCGCTCTGAACCCTGAGCGCATCGTGGTTTCGCCTGGCCCGTGTACGCCGACCGAAGCGGGCATATCCCTCGAAGCGATCAAATATTTCGCCGGTAAATTGCCGATCCTGGGCGTGTGCCTGGGCCACCAGTCCATCGGCCAGGCGTTTGGTGGTGACGTGGTGCGTGCGCGCCAAGTGATGCACGGCAAGACCAGCCCGGTGTTCCATAAACACCTTGGCGTTTTCCACGGCCTCAACCTGCCAGTGACCGTCACGCGCTACCACTCGTTGGTGGTCAAGCGTGAAACCCTGCCCGAGTGCCTGGAGCTGACCGCCTGGACCCAGCTGGAAGACGGCTCGGTCGACGAGATCATGGGCCTGCGCCACAAGACACTGAATATCGAAGGGGTGCAATTTCACCCCGAATCAATCCTGACCGAGCAGGGCTACGAGCTGTTCGCCAACTTTCTCAAGCAGAGCGGCGGCACGCGCTAA
- the trpD gene encoding anthranilate phosphoribosyltransferase: MDIKTALSRIVGHLDLSTAEMSDVMREIMTGQCTDAQIGAFMMAMRMKSESIDEIVGAVSVMRELADKVELKTLDGVVDVVGTGGDGANIFNVSTASSFVVAAAGCTVAKHGNRAVSGKSGSADLLEAAGIYLNLTPVQVARCIDSVGIGFMFAQSHHGAMKHAAGPRKDLGLRTLFNMLGPLTNPAGVKHQVVGVFSQALCRPLAEVLQRLGSKHVLVVHSKDGLDEFSLAAPTFVAELKNDQVTEYWVEPEDLGMKSQSLHGLAVESPAASLELIRDALGRRKTENGQKAAEMIVLNAGAALYAADHAYSLKEGVALAHDALHTGLAREKLEELGAFTAVFKMENEG; the protein is encoded by the coding sequence ATGGATATCAAGACTGCCCTGAGCCGTATCGTCGGCCATCTGGACCTGAGCACCGCTGAAATGAGCGATGTGATGCGCGAGATCATGACCGGTCAATGCACCGACGCACAGATCGGCGCGTTCATGATGGCGATGCGCATGAAGAGCGAAAGCATCGACGAAATCGTCGGTGCCGTGTCAGTGATGCGTGAGCTGGCCGACAAGGTTGAGCTCAAGACCCTCGACGGCGTGGTCGATGTGGTCGGCACCGGCGGCGACGGTGCGAATATTTTCAACGTGTCGACGGCTTCTTCTTTTGTGGTGGCGGCTGCCGGTTGCACGGTGGCCAAACACGGTAACCGTGCGGTGTCGGGCAAAAGCGGCAGCGCCGACTTGCTGGAGGCGGCCGGGATTTATCTGAACCTGACGCCGGTGCAGGTGGCACGCTGTATCGATAGCGTGGGCATTGGCTTTATGTTTGCCCAATCCCATCACGGCGCCATGAAGCACGCCGCCGGCCCGCGCAAGGACCTTGGCCTGCGCACCCTGTTCAACATGCTCGGCCCGCTTACGAATCCGGCCGGCGTGAAACATCAGGTGGTCGGTGTGTTCAGTCAGGCGCTGTGCCGGCCATTGGCCGAAGTGTTGCAACGTCTTGGCAGCAAGCACGTGCTGGTGGTGCATTCCAAAGATGGCCTGGATGAGTTCAGCCTGGCAGCGCCGACTTTCGTGGCGGAGCTGAAGAATGACCAGGTCACTGAATATTGGGTCGAGCCCGAAGACCTCGGTATGAAAAGCCAAAGCCTGCATGGCTTGGCGGTGGAAAGCCCGGCGGCCTCGCTGGAGTTGATCCGTGATGCCTTGGGGCGCCGCAAGACAGAAAACGGCCAGAAAGCCGCAGAAATGATTGTTCTGAATGCTGGCGCGGCACTTTACGCGGCGGACCACGCCTATAGTCTTAAGGAAGGTGTCGCCTTGGCCCACGATGCGTTGCACACCGGTCTGGCTCGCGAAAAGCTCGAAGAGCTGGGAGCATTCACCGCTGTGTTCAAAATGGAGAATGAAGGATGA
- the trpC gene encoding indole-3-glycerol phosphate synthase TrpC encodes MSVPTVLEKILARKAEEVAERRARVSLAELEGLAKSADAPRGFADALIKQAKEKQPAVIAEIKKASPSKGVIREVFIPEDIAKSYEKGGATCLSVLTDIDFFQGSDLFLQQARAACKLPVIRKDFMVDPYQIVEARALGADCVLLIVSALDDVKMAELAAVAKSVGLDVLVEVHDGDELERALKTLDTPLVGVNNRNLHTFEVSLENTLDLLPRIPRDRLVITESGIVNRADVELMEISGVYSFLVGETFMRAENPGAELQRLFFPERGVAVSGSTLD; translated from the coding sequence ATGAGTGTCCCGACCGTTCTGGAAAAAATCCTCGCGCGCAAAGCTGAAGAAGTCGCCGAGCGCCGTGCCCGTGTGAGCCTGGCTGAGCTGGAGGGGTTGGCAAAGAGCGCTGACGCGCCGCGTGGTTTTGCCGATGCGCTGATCAAGCAGGCGAAGGAAAAGCAGCCGGCCGTCATTGCCGAGATCAAAAAAGCTTCGCCCAGCAAGGGCGTGATTCGCGAAGTTTTCATTCCTGAAGACATTGCCAAGAGCTATGAGAAGGGCGGCGCAACTTGCTTGTCCGTGTTGACCGATATCGACTTCTTCCAGGGTTCCGACCTGTTCCTGCAACAAGCCCGCGCTGCGTGCAAGTTGCCGGTGATCCGCAAGGACTTCATGGTTGACCCGTACCAGATCGTCGAAGCCCGCGCCTTGGGCGCCGATTGCGTGCTACTGATCGTCTCCGCGCTGGATGATGTGAAGATGGCTGAGCTGGCGGCCGTGGCCAAAAGCGTCGGCCTGGACGTGCTGGTGGAAGTACACGACGGTGATGAGCTGGAGCGTGCGCTGAAAACCCTCGACACGCCGCTGGTGGGGGTTAACAACCGTAATCTGCACACCTTTGAAGTCAGCCTGGAAAATACCCTGGACCTGTTGCCGCGTATTCCGCGTGACCGTTTGGTGATTACCGAGAGCGGCATCGTCAACCGCGCCGACGTGGAACTGATGGAAATCAGCGGTGTGTATTCATTCCTGGTGGGCGAGACGTTCATGCGCGCCGAGAACCCAGGGGCGGAATTGCAGCGGCTGTTCTTCCCGGAGCGTGGCGTGGCGGTGAGCGGTTCGACCCTCGACTGA
- a CDS encoding lipoate--protein ligase family protein, whose protein sequence is MIEPVSMTVEAGLAAEQDLLAAVCAGEQEFGLLFWQPNDQALVMPRRLSRLPAFDAASQVSAAAGWPVLLRETGGEPVPQSAATVNIALVYAPPRSEGDQGRIETGYQRLCQPICDLLIELGGDASVGEIEGAFCDGRYNVNLNGRKMVGTAQRWRQSAGRPVGLVHGALLLDNDRDELIAAVNRFNQACGIDQRVRADSHIALHEAFSAPDAITRLDALYRQMLAGFLPG, encoded by the coding sequence ATGATTGAGCCGGTGTCGATGACAGTTGAAGCAGGGCTTGCCGCCGAGCAAGACTTGCTGGCGGCCGTTTGCGCCGGTGAACAGGAATTCGGGCTACTGTTCTGGCAGCCAAATGACCAGGCTTTGGTGATGCCGCGCCGTTTGAGCCGCTTGCCGGCTTTTGACGCTGCCAGCCAGGTTTCGGCAGCTGCCGGTTGGCCGGTGCTACTGCGCGAAACCGGCGGAGAGCCGGTGCCGCAGTCGGCCGCCACGGTCAATATCGCACTGGTTTACGCGCCGCCACGCAGCGAAGGTGATCAGGGGCGTATCGAAACCGGTTATCAGCGTTTGTGCCAGCCGATCTGCGACTTGCTGATTGAGTTGGGCGGTGACGCTTCTGTTGGCGAAATTGAAGGCGCCTTCTGCGACGGTCGCTACAACGTCAACCTCAACGGCCGCAAGATGGTCGGCACTGCCCAGCGCTGGCGGCAAAGCGCTGGCCGCCCGGTGGGTTTGGTGCACGGCGCGTTGTTGCTGGATAACGACCGCGATGAGCTGATTGCGGCGGTCAATCGCTTCAACCAGGCTTGCGGGATCGATCAGCGGGTGCGGGCCGACAGCCATATCGCGTTGCACGAAGCTTTCTCCGCTCCGGATGCGATCACCCGGTTGGACGCGTTGTACCGGCAGATGCTGGCCGGGTTCCTGCCAGGTTAA
- the crp gene encoding cAMP-activated global transcriptional regulator CRP: protein MVALAPTPKIKNLDKLLMHCQRRRYPVKHNIICAGERSETLFFIIKGSVTILIEDEDGREMIIAYLNTGDFFGELGLFEQAGKEQERSAWVRAKVECEVAEISYAKFRELAQHDPDILYALSGQIAQRLRDTTRKVGDLAFFDVTGRVARCLLELCKQPDAMTHPDGMQIKVTRQEIGRIVGCSREMVGRVLKDLEERNLVHVKGKTMVVFGTR, encoded by the coding sequence ATGGTTGCTCTTGCTCCCACACCCAAGATCAAGAACCTCGACAAATTGTTGATGCACTGCCAGCGCCGGCGTTACCCGGTCAAGCACAACATCATTTGCGCGGGCGAACGCTCCGAAACACTGTTCTTCATTATTAAGGGTTCGGTCACCATCCTGATCGAAGATGAAGACGGCCGTGAGATGATCATCGCGTACCTCAATACCGGCGATTTTTTCGGCGAGCTGGGGCTGTTTGAACAAGCCGGCAAAGAGCAGGAGCGCAGTGCCTGGGTGCGGGCCAAGGTCGAGTGCGAAGTCGCCGAGATCAGCTATGCAAAGTTTCGCGAACTGGCCCAACACGATCCCGACATCCTCTACGCCTTGAGCGGTCAAATTGCCCAGCGCCTGCGCGACACCACACGCAAGGTGGGCGACCTGGCTTTCTTCGATGTCACCGGCCGCGTGGCCCGCTGCTTGCTGGAACTGTGCAAACAGCCCGACGCCATGACTCACCCCGACGGCATGCAGATCAAGGTCACGCGCCAGGAGATCGGACGTATTGTCGGGTGCTCACGGGAAATGGTCGGTCGTGTCCTCAAGGACCTGGAAGAACGCAACCTGGTACACGTCAAAGGCAAGACGATGGTGGTGTTCGGTACGCGTTAA
- a CDS encoding OsmC family protein, giving the protein MKARIQWAGEAMFLGESGSGHVVVMDGPPDAGGRNLGVRPMEMLLLGVGGCSNFDVVSILKKSRQAVESCEAFLEAERATEDPKVFTKIHMHFVVKGRALKEAQVKRAIELSAEKYCSASIMLGAAGVAITHDYEIIELG; this is encoded by the coding sequence ATGAAGGCACGCATCCAATGGGCGGGCGAGGCCATGTTCCTCGGTGAGTCGGGCAGTGGCCATGTAGTAGTTATGGATGGCCCGCCGGACGCCGGTGGCCGTAACCTGGGTGTACGCCCGATGGAAATGCTCCTGCTCGGTGTTGGCGGTTGCAGCAATTTCGACGTGGTCAGCATCCTGAAGAAGTCCCGCCAGGCCGTCGAAAGCTGCGAAGCTTTCCTGGAAGCGGAGCGCGCCACTGAAGACCCCAAGGTGTTTACCAAGATCCACATGCACTTCGTGGTCAAAGGCCGGGCGTTGAAGGAAGCTCAGGTTAAACGTGCTATCGAGCTGTCGGCCGAGAAGTACTGCTCGGCATCGATCATGCTTGGCGCAGCCGGTGTGGCCATCACCCATGACTACGAGATTATCGAGCTGGGTTGA
- the coq7 gene encoding 2-polyprenyl-3-methyl-6-methoxy-1,4-benzoquinone monooxygenase, with the protein MTTQRHYSPIDRLLLQADMAMRTLLPFSGQPYRPSPAIVQPDTQMSETDTRHVAGLMRINHTGEVCAQALYQGQALTAKLPQVRAAMEHAAEEEIDHLAWCEQRIRQLGSHPSVLNPLFYGLSFGIGAAAGLISDKVSLGFVAATEHQVCKHLDEHLEQLPAEDEKSRAILEQMRIDEEHHAESALDAGGFRFPAPVRFGMSVLAKVMTKSTYRI; encoded by the coding sequence ATGACTACCCAACGTCACTACTCGCCGATTGACCGTCTGTTGCTGCAAGCCGACATGGCCATGCGCACACTGCTGCCCTTCAGCGGCCAACCGTACCGGCCTTCGCCCGCCATCGTGCAGCCCGATACGCAGATGAGCGAGACCGACACCCGCCACGTCGCCGGCCTGATGCGCATCAACCACACCGGTGAAGTCTGTGCCCAGGCGCTGTACCAAGGCCAGGCGCTGACCGCCAAGCTGCCGCAAGTACGCGCAGCGATGGAACATGCCGCCGAAGAAGAAATCGACCACCTGGCCTGGTGCGAGCAGCGCATTCGCCAACTCGGTAGCCATCCCAGCGTGCTCAACCCACTGTTTTACGGCTTGTCGTTCGGTATCGGCGCCGCCGCCGGCCTGATCAGCGACAAGGTCAGCCTCGGTTTTGTCGCCGCAACCGAGCATCAAGTGTGCAAACACCTGGATGAACACCTGGAGCAACTGCCGGCCGAAGACGAAAAGTCCCGGGCGATTCTTGAGCAAATGCGCATTGATGAAGAACACCACGCAGAAAGCGCACTGGATGCAGGCGGCTTCCGCTTCCCGGCGCCCGTGCGGTTTGGCATGAGCGTATTGGCCAAGGTCATGACCAAAAGCACCTATCGAATCTAA
- a CDS encoding histidine triad nucleotide-binding protein: MDTLFTKIINREIPAKIIYEDDQVLAFHDIAPMAPVHFLVIPKKPIRTLNDLTEEDKALAGHILFTAQRLAVEQGCEKGFRVVMNCNEDGGQTVYHIHMHVLGQRQMNWPPG; this comes from the coding sequence GTGGATACTCTGTTCACCAAGATCATCAACAGAGAAATACCTGCGAAGATCATCTATGAAGATGACCAAGTCCTCGCCTTCCACGATATTGCCCCAATGGCACCCGTGCATTTTCTGGTCATTCCGAAAAAGCCGATCCGCACCCTCAACGACCTCACCGAAGAAGACAAAGCCCTCGCTGGCCATATTCTGTTCACCGCTCAACGGCTGGCGGTAGAGCAAGGCTGCGAGAAGGGCTTTCGCGTGGTGATGAACTGCAACGAGGATGGCGGGCAGACTGTTTATCACATCCATATGCATGTGCTGGGTCAGCGCCAGATGAACTGGCCGCCGGGCTGA
- a CDS encoding SDR family oxidoreductase yields the protein MTRYALITGASSGIGLALAEALARRGRSLILVARQRDQLESIAIELTQRFGVEVLFRACDLGEPLRLSGFLLELEEGERQIDLLVNCAGMGTSGPFLAQDWMTEQDLIEVNILALTRMCHALGNAMALHGGGQILNVASVAAFQPGPWMSSYYASKAYVLHFSEGLREELKTCGIKVSVLCPGPTRTAFFGTAQMDTAKLDRSNQLMSPEEVALYTVRALEKNKAIIIPGRRNRWLAFSPRLSPRWLTRKIAGAINKAYCPR from the coding sequence ATGACCCGTTACGCTCTGATCACCGGCGCCTCCAGCGGCATCGGCCTGGCTTTGGCCGAAGCACTGGCCCGTCGCGGCCGCAGCTTGATTCTGGTGGCCCGTCAGCGTGATCAGTTGGAAAGCATTGCAATTGAATTGACTCAGCGCTTCGGCGTCGAGGTGCTGTTTCGTGCCTGCGACCTCGGCGAACCCCTGCGCTTGTCGGGGTTCCTGCTGGAACTTGAAGAAGGCGAGCGGCAGATCGACCTGTTGGTCAACTGCGCTGGCATGGGCACCAGCGGGCCGTTCCTCGCCCAGGATTGGATGACCGAGCAAGACCTGATCGAAGTCAACATCCTGGCCCTCACCCGCATGTGCCACGCCCTAGGCAACGCCATGGCGCTGCATGGCGGCGGGCAGATTCTCAACGTAGCCTCGGTCGCAGCCTTCCAACCCGGGCCCTGGATGAGCAGCTATTACGCCAGCAAGGCGTATGTGCTGCACTTCTCCGAGGGCCTGCGCGAAGAGTTGAAGACTTGCGGTATCAAGGTCTCGGTGCTGTGCCCCGGGCCCACGCGCACGGCGTTTTTCGGCACCGCGCAAATGGACACCGCCAAGCTCGACCGCAGCAATCAACTGATGAGCCCGGAAGAAGTGGCGCTCTACACCGTGCGTGCGCTGGAAAAAAACAAAGCCATCATTATTCCCGGGCGACGCAACCGCTGGCTGGCCTTCAGCCCGCGCTTGAGCCCACGCTGGCTGACCCGCAAGATTGCCGGCGCCATCAACAAGGCCTATTGCCCGCGCTGA
- a CDS encoding DUF805 domain-containing protein has protein sequence MSDSRFKIVFDGALLPGVESTTAKLNLAELFKSDVAAIEKLFTGRPVALKRDLSRADAETYLTALKNAGVDARIEPEQPVTFNLAETHETDASAADFSRPAASPYAPPRAAVGEYTEEYSTLKVFTIHGRIGRLRYLAWTLVLTLALLVAGGIISTASFAVATASPTAGTILGVLLGLALFVALVWVSVQIGVQRLHDLGWSGWLYFLNLVPLVNSVFPILLLVLPGNAGANQYGPPPPRNSTAVKVLATLWLAFIPVMLAIVVTLGMNGYLNQLEANMDSSYESSSITADDATDQSVTVDEEDSVQSAEDAAEPVDSPEQ, from the coding sequence ATGAGCGACAGCCGTTTCAAGATCGTGTTTGACGGAGCCCTGCTCCCGGGTGTCGAAAGCACCACCGCCAAGCTGAACCTCGCCGAGCTGTTCAAGAGCGATGTGGCAGCCATCGAAAAGCTTTTCACCGGCCGCCCGGTCGCACTCAAGCGCGACCTTTCCCGCGCCGATGCCGAAACCTACCTTACTGCGCTGAAAAACGCCGGCGTCGATGCCCGTATCGAACCCGAGCAGCCGGTAACCTTCAACCTGGCCGAAACCCATGAGACCGATGCCAGCGCCGCTGACTTCTCGCGCCCTGCGGCTTCGCCCTATGCACCACCGCGTGCTGCCGTGGGTGAGTACACCGAGGAATACTCAACCCTTAAAGTGTTCACCATCCACGGGCGCATCGGCCGCCTGCGTTATCTGGCCTGGACGCTGGTGTTGACCCTGGCACTGCTGGTGGCCGGTGGCATCATCAGTACCGCTAGCTTCGCCGTGGCAACCGCCTCGCCGACTGCCGGCACCATCCTCGGGGTGCTGCTGGGCTTGGCCTTGTTTGTTGCACTGGTGTGGGTGAGCGTGCAAATCGGTGTGCAACGCCTGCACGACCTGGGCTGGTCCGGCTGGCTGTACTTCCTCAACCTGGTGCCACTGGTCAACAGCGTCTTCCCGATCCTGCTGCTGGTACTGCCGGGCAACGCAGGCGCCAACCAATATGGCCCGCCGCCGCCGCGCAACTCCACGGCAGTCAAAGTGCTGGCGACCCTGTGGCTGGCGTTTATCCCAGTGATGCTCGCCATTGTGGTGACGCTGGGCATGAACGGCTACTTGAACCAGCTCGAAGCCAATATGGACAGCAGCTACGAAAGCAGCTCCATTACCGCCGATGACGCCACCGATCAAAGCGTCACCGTAGATGAAGAAGACAGCGTGCAAAGTGCTGAGGACGCAGCCGAACCTGTAGACTCTCCAGAACAGTGA
- a CDS encoding nitronate monooxygenase family protein → MSLPASLEQSLRLPVVAAPMFLISNPQLVLACCRNGVVGSFPALNQRESSGFKAWLEEIEAGLAQLDNPAPYAVNLIVHNSNPRLEADLAICVEHKVPIVITSLGAVKELVDAVHSYGGLVFHDVTTRRHAEKAAEAGVDGLIAVAAGAGGHAGTWSPFALIAEIRQFFDKTLLLAGCLNQGHEILAAQLLGADLAYFGTRFIGTTESHAPDAYKEMLLTSRAADIVHTPAVSGVPASFMRQSLENAGFDLAALQGKGEVNFGSKLKPLSDEAKAWKTVWSAGQGVGQIDDLPSVDELIARLDAEYRKAREQAAQLRWPR, encoded by the coding sequence ATGTCACTGCCCGCTTCGCTCGAACAAAGTCTGCGCCTGCCCGTGGTGGCTGCGCCGATGTTCCTGATTTCCAACCCGCAATTGGTCCTGGCGTGCTGTCGCAATGGCGTGGTCGGGAGTTTCCCGGCACTCAACCAGCGCGAAAGCAGCGGTTTCAAGGCCTGGCTGGAGGAAATCGAAGCGGGCCTGGCGCAGTTGGACAACCCCGCGCCCTATGCCGTCAACCTGATCGTGCATAACAGCAACCCAAGGCTTGAAGCCGACCTGGCGATCTGCGTCGAGCACAAGGTGCCGATCGTTATCACCAGCCTGGGCGCGGTCAAGGAACTGGTGGACGCGGTTCACAGCTACGGTGGCCTGGTGTTTCACGACGTCACCACCCGCCGGCATGCCGAGAAAGCCGCAGAAGCCGGGGTTGACGGCCTGATCGCCGTGGCGGCGGGCGCCGGTGGCCACGCCGGCACCTGGAGCCCGTTCGCGCTGATCGCCGAAATTCGCCAGTTCTTTGATAAAACCCTGCTGCTGGCCGGCTGCCTCAACCAAGGGCATGAGATACTCGCCGCGCAACTGCTGGGCGCAGACCTGGCGTATTTCGGCACGCGCTTTATCGGCACCACCGAAAGCCACGCCCCGGACGCGTATAAAGAGATGCTGCTCACATCGCGCGCCGCCGACATCGTGCACACTCCTGCGGTGTCCGGCGTACCCGCAAGCTTCATGCGCCAGAGCCTGGAAAACGCCGGATTCGACCTCGCCGCCCTGCAGGGCAAAGGCGAAGTCAACTTCGGCTCCAAGCTCAAGCCGTTGAGCGATGAGGCCAAGGCCTGGAAAACCGTATGGTCAGCCGGCCAAGGTGTTGGCCAGATTGATGATTTGCCCAGCGTCGATGAACTGATTGCCCGCCTGGATGCCGAATACCGCAAGGCACGCGAGCAGGCAGCGCAACTGCGCTGGCCCCGTTGA
- the hemJ gene encoding protoporphyrinogen oxidase HemJ encodes MLYLWIKAFHIVSIVCWFAGLFYLPRLFVYHAQSEDTVSKERFSLMERKLYRGIMGPAMIATLVFGGWLIYLNPAIFQSGAWIHAKLTLVVLLIGYHHMCGAQVKRFARGENTRSHVFYRWFNEVPVLILLAIVILVVVKPF; translated from the coding sequence ATGCTCTATCTATGGATCAAAGCCTTCCATATCGTCAGTATCGTCTGCTGGTTTGCCGGGCTGTTTTACCTGCCACGCCTGTTCGTCTATCACGCACAAAGTGAGGACACCGTCAGCAAAGAACGCTTCAGCCTCATGGAGCGCAAGCTGTACCGCGGCATCATGGGGCCAGCGATGATCGCCACCCTGGTCTTCGGCGGCTGGCTGATCTACCTCAACCCGGCCATCTTTCAATCCGGTGCCTGGATCCACGCCAAACTTACCTTGGTGGTACTGCTGATCGGCTACCACCATATGTGCGGCGCCCAGGTAAAACGCTTCGCCCGTGGCGAAAACACCCGCAGCCATGTCTTTTATCGCTGGTTCAATGAAGTGCCGGTTCTGATATTGCTGGCTATCGTAATTTTGGTCGTGGTCAAACCGTTCTAA
- the argC gene encoding N-acetyl-gamma-glutamyl-phosphate reductase produces the protein MVKVGIVGGTGYTGVELLRLLAQHPQAEVVVITSRSEAGLAVADMYPNLRGHYDGLAFSVPDIKTLGACDVVFFATPHGVAHALAGELLAAGTKVIDLSADFRLQDADEWAKWYGQPHGAPELLEEAVYGLPEVNREQIKQARLIAVPGCYPTATQLGFLPLLEAGLADTSRLIADCKSGVSGAGRGAAVGSLYSETSESMKAYAVKGHRHLPEIRQGLRRAAGKDVGLTFVPHLTPMIRGIHSTLYATVVDRSVDLQALFEKRYANEPFVDVMPAGSHPETRSVRGANVCRIAVHRPQDGDLVVVLSVIDNLVKGASGQAVQNLNILFGLDEKLGLSHAGMLP, from the coding sequence ATGGTCAAGGTCGGTATCGTCGGCGGCACGGGTTACACCGGTGTCGAATTGCTGCGTCTGTTGGCTCAGCATCCGCAAGCTGAGGTGGTGGTCATCACTTCCCGATCCGAGGCCGGCTTGGCCGTGGCCGATATGTACCCGAACCTGCGAGGCCACTATGACGGCCTGGCGTTCAGCGTGCCGGACATCAAGACCCTGGGCGCGTGCGATGTGGTGTTCTTCGCCACGCCTCACGGGGTGGCGCATGCACTGGCCGGCGAACTGCTGGCGGCGGGTACCAAGGTTATCGATCTGTCGGCCGACTTCCGCTTGCAGGACGCCGATGAGTGGGCCAAGTGGTACGGCCAGCCACACGGCGCGCCTGAGTTGCTGGAAGAGGCGGTGTACGGTCTGCCGGAAGTCAATCGTGAGCAAATCAAGCAAGCACGCCTGATTGCCGTGCCGGGTTGCTATCCGACCGCGACGCAGCTGGGTTTCCTGCCGTTGCTGGAAGCGGGTCTGGCCGACACTTCGCGTTTGATCGCCGACTGCAAGTCGGGTGTGAGCGGCGCCGGCCGTGGTGCAGCTGTAGGTTCGCTGTACTCCGAGACGTCGGAAAGCATGAAGGCCTACGCGGTAAAAGGGCATCGGCACTTGCCGGAAATTCGCCAGGGGCTGCGTCGTGCGGCCGGTAAAGACGTGGGCCTGACCTTCGTGCCGCACCTGACGCCGATGATTCGTGGCATTCACTCCACGCTCTATGCAACCGTTGTCGACCGTTCGGTAGACCTGCAGGCGCTGTTTGAAAAGCGTTATGCCAATGAACCGTTTGTCGACGTGATGCCGGCTGGCAGCCACCCGGAAACCCGTAGCGTGCGCGGTGCCAACGTATGCCGCATTGCCGTGCACCGTCCACAGGATGGCGATTTGGTGGTGGTGTTGTCGGTGATCGATAACCTGGTCAAGGGCGCGTCGGGCCAGGCGGTGCAGAACCTGAACATTCTGTTTGGCCTGGATGAGAAGCTGGGTCTGTCCCACGCGGGCATGCTGCCTTAA
- the erpA gene encoding iron-sulfur cluster insertion protein ErpA — MSVESFTPTALQFTHGAAHKVKSLVDEEGNDRLKLRVFVTGGGCSGFQYGFTFDEDVADDDTIVEREGVSLVVDPMSFQYLAGAEVDYQEGLEGSRFVIKNPNATTTCGCGSSFSI; from the coding sequence ATGAGCGTTGAATCCTTCACCCCCACGGCTTTGCAATTCACCCACGGTGCTGCGCACAAGGTGAAGAGCCTGGTCGATGAAGAGGGTAATGATCGCTTGAAGCTGCGCGTATTCGTTACGGGCGGCGGTTGTTCAGGGTTTCAGTACGGTTTTACCTTCGATGAAGATGTGGCCGACGATGACACCATCGTCGAGCGCGAGGGCGTCAGCCTGGTCGTGGACCCGATGAGCTTCCAATACCTGGCAGGTGCCGAGGTGGATTACCAGGAAGGTCTGGAAGGCTCGCGTTTCGTGATCAAGAACCCGAATGCCACCACGACCTGTGGTT